Proteins from one Fragaria vesca subsp. vesca linkage group LG6, FraVesHawaii_1.0, whole genome shotgun sequence genomic window:
- the LOC101302681 gene encoding F-box protein CPR30-like, with translation MEKAALPEEIIEHILTFLPVKSLIRFTCVSKRFRSIILSDPKFAQSQFQAVRDRKTLDHRLLYSIDGPRFESLDLKTPSFGDPSSVRKLKLPFPSPSSAVVLLGSCNADDYRVLVVSMDCIDVKNEGAIYSSKAHAWKTLEADVLSIISYQGTFLKEALHWLDTQDEIEAFDLTQQEEHKFRKMLLPRAFEDGNFSSVGVFAGECLSLAHCPMAAADCILVWVMREYGVRDSWTKLFNLKFSDPPKDLWGYIHRAVLVMETGIVAGIYVDGNDKDLGSVKILHNEDKFSFYKVEGYWLNCIQYQESLLRIDD, from the exons ATGGAGAAAGCAGCCCTACCTGAAGAGATAATAGAGCATATCCTCACCTTCCTGCCCGTGAAATCCTTAATCCGATTCACCTGCGTTTCCAAACGCTTCCGTTCCATCATTCTCTCCGACCCCAAATTCGCTCAATCTCAATTCCAAGCAGTTCGTGACCGCAAAACCCTCGATCACAGACTCCTCTACTCCATCGACGGTCCTCGGTTCGAATCCCTGGACCTGAAAACGCCGTCGTTTGGAGATCCTTCCTCTGTTAGAAAGCTGAAGCTGCCTTTCCCGTCACCTTCTTCCGCTGTCGTGCTACTGGGCTCTTGCAATG CTGACGACTACAGGGTTTTAGTAGTCTCCATGGATTGTATTGATGTCAAGAATGAGGGTGCCATTTACTCATCCAAAGCTCACGCTTGGAAAACACTTGAGGCCGATGTGTTATCTATTATCTCTTATCAGGGGACTTTTTTGAAAGAGGCACTTCATTGGCTCGATACCCAAGATGAAATCGAGGCTTTCGATTTGACACAGCAAGAAGAACACAAGTTCAGGAAAATGTTGCTGCCGCGGGCTTTCGAGGATGGAAATTTCAGCAGTGTTGGAGTTTTTGCTGGAGAATGTCTGTCTCTCGCTCATTGTCCAATGGCTGCAGCTGACTGCATACTTGTATGGGTCATGAGAGAATATGGTGTGCGTGACTCGTGGACTAAGCTCTTTAACTTGAAGTTTTCGGATCCCCCTAAGGACCTATGGGGTTACATTCACAGAGCTGTCTTGGTTATGGAAACTGGTATTGTTGCCGGGATTTATGTTGACGGGAACGACAAAGATCTTGGGTCGGTAAAGATTCTTCACAATGAAGACAAGTTCAGTTTTTATAAGGTTGAGGGCTATTGGCTTAACTGTATTCAATATCAAGAGAGTCTACTTCGGATAGATGATTAG
- the LOC101302966 gene encoding uncharacterized protein LOC101302966, translated as MEEPTLPEEMIVLILTFHSLILSDPKFAQSQFRAARDRKAPNSRLLCSSCFKLRARFESIDLESPSFGDSSSVRELNSGLLSVLLGSCNGIVFLAFDYKIFYMRNPSTGFFKKLPDHPGFSPHLNELVAFGVGYLPATDDYRVLVVSHIIETKDEAAIF; from the coding sequence ATGGAGGAACCAACCCTACCGGAAGAGATGATAGTGCTCATCCTCACCTTCCATTCCCTCATTCTCTCCGACCCCAAATTCGCTCAATCCCAATTTCGAGCAGCTCGTGACCGGAAAGCTCCAAATAGCAGACTCCTCTGCTCCTCTTGTTTTAAACTCAGAGCTCGATTCGAATCAATAGACTTGGAGTCGCCGTCGTTTGGAGATTCTTCTTCTGTCAGAGAGCTCAACAGTGGGCTCCTTAGTGTATTACTGGGCTCCTGCAATGGTATTGTATTTCTCGCTTTTGATTACAAAATATTTTACATGAGGAACCCTTCCACTGGTTTCTTCAAGAAATTACCTGACCACCCTGGGTTTTCCCCACATTTAAATGAGCTCGTTGCTTTTGGCGTTGGCTATTTACCGGCCACCGATGACTACAGAGTCCTCGTGGTCTCCCATATTATTGAAACTAAGGATGAGGCCGCCATTTTCTAG
- the LOC101295434 gene encoding F-box/kelch-repeat protein At3g06240-like — protein sequence MEEAALPEEIIVHILTFLPVKSLLRYTCVSKRFHSLILSNPKFAQSQFRAARDRKTNTQRLLYSTNARKLESLDLDTPLFGDPSTVRELRFPSQAPSRDVSLLCSCNGIVFLAFGAFFGVYIFYMWNPSTGFFKKLPDPDFFPYNYEVLAYGVGYFPATNDYRFFVASADSLSVDKDKAAIFSSRAHAWETLEEVDSDEFSFVSDQGILLKEALHWVDNREDQILAFDLGQEETHKFRKMLLPRDFSDDGGYNYENHLGVSAGGCLSLAHNLRASLDYIDVWVMGEYGVRDSWTKLFNLKLLDPPKDVRWYYNHVLVLETSMVTQIYVGERRKVKVGLIKIVQKEEDKCSRESYYKVNREWITMIDYQESLLWIED from the coding sequence ATGGAGGAAGCAGCCCTACCCGAAGAGATAATAGTGCATATCCTCACCTTCCTGCCCGTGAAATCCTTACTCCGATACACCTGCGTTTCCAAACGCTTCCATTCCCTCATTCTCTCTAACCCCAAATTCGCTCAATCCCAATTCCGAGCAGCTCGTGACCGCAAAACCAATACTCAGAGACTCCTCTACTCCACGAACGCCCGTAAACTCGAATCCCTAGATTTGGATACGCCCTTGTTTGGAGATCCTTCCACTGTCAGAGAGCTCAGATTTCCTTCCCAGGCACCGTCCCGTGATGTCTCGCTACTGTGCTCGTGCAACGGTATTGTATTCCTCGCTTTTGGCGCTTTTTTTGGTGTGTACATATTTTATATGTGGAACCCTTCAACTGGATTCTTCAAGAAATTACCTGACCCGGATTTTTTCCCATATAATTATGAGGTCCTCGCTTATGGCGTTGGGTATTTTCCGGCCACCAATGACTACAGATTTTTCGTAGCCTCCGCTGATTCTTTATCTGTTGACAAGGATAAGGCCGCAATTTTCTCGTCCAGAGCTCACGCTTGGGAAACACTTGAGGAGGTCGATTCGGATGAGTTCTCTTTTGTCTCTGATCAGGGGATTCTTTTGAAAGAGGCACTTCATTGGGTGGATAACCGAGAGGATCAAATCTTGGCTTTTGATTTGGGTCAGGAGGAGACGCACAAGTTTAGGAAAATGTTGCTGCCGCGGGATTTCAGTGATGACGGAGGTTACAACTATGAGAACCATCTTGGAGTTTCTGCTGGAGGATGCCTGTCTCTAGCTCATAATTTAAGGGCTTCCCTTGACTACATTGATGTATGGGTCATGGGAGAGTATGGTGTGCGTGACTCGTGGACTAAGCTCTTTAACTTGAAGCTTTTGGATCCCCCTAAGGACGTTCGATGGTATTACAATCATGTCTTGGTTCTCGAAACTAGTATGGTTACCCAAATATATGTTGGCGAGAGGAGAAAGGTTAAGGTTGGGTTGATAAAGATTGTACAGAAAGAAGAAGACAAGTGTAGCCGCGAATCGTATTATAAAGTTAACCGCGAATGGATTACCATGATTGACTATCAAGAGAGTCTACTTTGGATAGAGGATTAG
- the LOC101303255 gene encoding uncharacterized protein LOC101303255, with the protein MLLSFLSKRTLEADSRDTYGFALRPQYIQTYKEHAHIYQEEEGERSHKWKNFLEHVEKSSQPCSLEKAHLDELPAVATEQKAHREELQAEPTEQKAEIASESGEEGNVKSSRKSISKSSSERDFKKEVQLPKETSKFQTWTSIRPSLSSIEYMMSIRVRKQKNMNDKRIVVDKDYIPMKDEQIIVDKGHPPMKDEQIIVDTDHLSSIEEVPSQEACEDGQEEDLFLDVSSGSSSASNGVSDGMKSSGEEEVVDDGVCNSVPADQTKEDVANGIHPEPFFPWKQELESLVYGGVPRDLRGEVWQAFVGVKARRVEKYYYDLLAEETNTGDSMDNDIAGGAFRKWRKQIEKDIPRTFPGHPALDENGRNSLRRLLLAYARHNPSVGYCQAMNFFAGLLLLLMPEENAFWTFVGIIDDYFGGYYTEEMIESQVDQLVFEDLAREKFPKLANHLDYLGVQVTWIIGPWFLSIFVNMIPWESVIRVWDVLLFEGNRVMLFRTALALLELHGPAVVTTKDAGDAITLLQSLVGSTFDSSQLVLTACMGFLAINETKLKDLRDKHRPTVLEVVEERARAKKWKDSKGLSSKLYSFKHDPTIKEEKSTTEEESANGDVSQSKSDSCNVDEMLNGLSLSSELDSLSDPQDQVDLLKVELCRVLEEKRSALLRSEELETALMEMVKLDNRRELTARIEKLEHEVAELRQSLNDKTEQEAAVIKVLKLVEQEQKVTEGARISAEQEAIKQKHALCVLQENYDNAMSSLTEMERRVKVAESMLEATLQYESGQAKALSSPRTSAFEE; encoded by the exons ATGTTGTTGTCCTTCTTGAGTAAGCGCACTTTGGAGGCTGATTCCAG GGACACCTATGGGTTTGCTTTGAGACCTCAATATATACAAACATATAAAGAACACGCTCATATTTACCAG GAGGAGGAAGGTGAACGATCACATAAATGGAAGAACTTTCTTGAACATGTAGAAAAATCTTCTCAGCCGTGCTCTCTTGAGAAGGCACATTTAGATGAATTGCCAGCAGTAGCCACAGAGCAGAAGGCACATAGAGAGGAACTTCAAGCTGAACCTACTGAGCAGAAAGCAGAGATAGCTTCTGAGAGTGGTGAGGAAGGGAATGTCAAAAGTAGTCGGAAATCTATTTCCAAAAGTTCATCAGAAAGAGATTTCAAGAAGGAGGTTCAACTTCCAAAAGAAACAAGTAAATTCCAAACATGGACTTCCATTAGGCCATCCCTTAGTTCCATTGAATATATGATGAGTATTCGTGTTAGGAAACAAAAGAATATGAATGATAAGCGGATAGTTGTGGATAAAGACTATATTCCTATGAAAGATGAGCAGATAATTGTGGATAAAGGCCATCCTCCTATGAAAGATGAGCAGATAATTGTGGATACAGACCATCTTTCATCAATAGAAGAAGTTCCTTCACAGGAGGCTTGTGAGGATGGTCAAGAGGAAGACCTTTTTCTTGATGTCTCCAGTGGATCAAGTTCTGCAAGTAATGGGGTATCTGATGGCATGAAATCTTCTGGGGAAGAAGAGGTTGTGGATGATGGTGTCTGTAACAGTGTGCCAGCTGATCAGACAAAAGAGGATGTGGCTAATGGGATCCATCCAGAACCTTTCTTTCCTTGGAAACAAGAACTGGAGTCCCTTGTTTATGGAGGAGTTCCAAGGGATCTCAGGGGAGAG GTATGGCAAGCTTTTGTAGGTGTGAAGGCTCGTCGGGTGGAGAAATATTATTATGACCTGCTGGCTGAAGAAACAAATACTGGCGATAGCATGGATAATGATATTGCAGGTGGTGCTTTCAGAAAATGGAGAAAGCAGATTGAGAAG GACATACCACGTACCTTTCCAGGACATCCTGCATTAGATGAGAATGGTCGGAATTCATTGAGGCGTTTGCTTTTAGCTTATGCTAGACATAATCCCTCTGTTGGGTACTGTCAG GCAATGAATTTCTTTGCAGGGCTATTACTACTTCTGATGCCTGAGGAAAATGCTTTTTG GACTTTTGTGGGTATAATCGACGACTACTTCGGTGGCTATTATACTGAAGAAATGATAGAATCACAG GTGGACCAGCTTGTTTTTGAGGACTTAGCGCGAGAAAAGTTCCCAAAATTGG CGAATCATCTGGATTACTTGGGAGTTCAGGTGACATGGATCATTGGACCTTGGTTTCTTTCCATTTTTGTAAATATGATTCCTTGGGAAAGTG TTATTCGAGTTTGGGACGTGCTTCTGTTTGAAGGAAATCGTGTTATGCTGTTTCGAACAGCACTAGCTTTATTGGAGTTACATG GTCCTGCTGTAGTCACCACTAAAGATGCAGGGGATGCTATTACTTTGTTGCAGTCCCTTGTTGGCTCCACATTTGATAGCAGCCAGCTAGTTTTGACTGCTTGCATGGGATTTTTAGCTATAAATGAAACTAAGTTGAAAGATTTGAGAGATAAGCATCGGCCAACTGTATTAGAAGTAGTCGAGGAAAGAGCTAGGGCTAAGAAATGGAAGGATTCAAAAGGGCTATCATCTAAGCTGTACAGTTTTAAGCATGATCCTACTATAAAAGAAGAAAAAAGTACTACTGAAGAAGAAAGCGCCAATGGAGATGTATCTCAATCGAAATCTGACTCCTGTAATGTAGATGAAATGCTTAATGGCTTGTCTCTTTCTTCAGAACTAGATTCCTTATCGGATCCTCAGGACCAG GTGGATTTGTTAAAGGTTGAGTTATGCAGGGTGCTGGAGGAGAAAAGATCTGCTCTACTCAG ATCCGAGGAGTTGGAGACGGCACTTATGGAGATGGTCAAGCTTGATAATCGACGAGAATTAACTGCAAGG ATTGAGAAGTTGGAGCACGAGGTGGCTGAGCTACGCCAATCCCTCAATGACAAGACAGAGCAAGAAGCTGCAGTGATTAAG GTATTGAAGTTGGTGGAGCAAGAACAAAAGGTAACTGAAGGTGCCAGAATAAGTGCAGAGCAAGAAGCAATAAAACAGAAACATGCTCTTTGTGTGCTTCAG GAAAATTATGACAACGCTATGTCTTCACTTACTGAGATGGAAAGGAGGGTAAAAGTGGCAGAATCAATGCTGGAGGCTACATTGCAATATGAATCTGGTCAAGCTAAAGCTTTATCTTCTCCAAG AACTTCAGCTTTTGAAGAA
- the LOC101295729 gene encoding serine/threonine-protein kinase PBS1-like: MGWIPCSGNSNSRAKKNKKKRKNSIELEERPFDQIKPTSEYSKTNSSLSVKESSKDGEHISAQTFVFRDLAAATRNFRTECLLGEGGFGRVYKGHLECINQVVAIKQLDRNGLQGNREFLVEVLMLSLLHHPNLVNLLGYCADGDQRLLVYEYMPLGSLEDHLHDMSPGKRRLDWNTRMKIAAGSAKGLEYLHDKASPPVIYRDLKCSNILLNEGYHPKLSDFGLAKLGPVGDNTHVSTRVMGTYGYCAPEYAMTGQLTLKSDVYSFGVVLLEIITGRKAIDNSRATGEQNLVAWVRNLVWFS; encoded by the exons ATGGGTTGGATTCCATGTTCTGGTAATTCCAACAGTAGAGCAAAGAAGAACAAGAAGAAAAGAAAGAATTCCATAGAGCTGGAGGAGAGGCCATTTGACCAGATCAAACCCACTTCAG AATATTCAAAGACCAATTCCTCTTTGAGTGTCAAAGAGTCTTCGAAAGATGGGGAACACATATCAGCACAGACTTTTGTGTTCCGCGATTTGGCAGCTGCAACTAGAAATTTTAGAACAGAATGTCTTCTGGGGGAGGGAGGCTTTGGTCGAGTATATAAAGGACATCTGGAATGTATAAATCAG GTAGTAGCTATCAAACAACTTGATCGTAATGGGTTGCAAGGGAACAGGGAATTTCTTGTCGAAGTGTTGATGTTAAGTCTGCTTCACCACCCTAACCTCGTTAATCTTCTTGGTTATTGTGCTGATGGAGATCAGAGGCTACTTGTTTATGAGTACATGCCCTTAGGATCTTTGGAGGATCATTTACATG ATATGTCGCCTGGTAAGAGAAGACTTGATTGGAATACAAGAATGAAAATAGCTGCTGGGTCTGCAAAGGGACTGGAGTATTTACACGACAAAGCAAGTCCTCCTGTAATATACAGAGATTTGAAATGTTCCAACATATTGCTTAATGAAGGGTATCATCCCAAACTGTCTGATTTTGGCTTAGCCAAGCTTGGACCTGTTGGGGACAACACCCACGTTTCTACAAGGGTTATGGGCACCTACGGATATTGTGCTCCGGAGTATGCAATGACAGGCCAATTGACTCTTAAATCAGATGTTTATAGCTTTGGGGTAGTACTTTTGGAAATCATTACCGGAAGAAAGGCAATTGACAATTCTAGAGCAACAGGAGAGCAGAACTTGGTTGCATGGGTAAGAAATCTTGTTTGGTTTTCATGA
- the LOC101296019 gene encoding WRKY transcription factor 44-like: MDIKEAERVVIAKPVATRPTCSSFKSFTELLTGAIDAAPSNVSSETAVPAIRPKTVRFKPTANHPVAALVSSQAETSGAAISNSAEKVSKSDSKSTVVYKPLAKVVSRATVSALANLGNFNTSQQQTQSSVGTGVVLRPNRDKSYKTQLVSNIYQKSRSCAETSQTTEPVKIVSQNMEEDAKNIPAAANSDRPSYDGYNWRKYGQKQVKGSEYPRSYYKCTHPNCPVKKKVERSLDGQIAEIVYKGEHNHSKPQPPKRSSSGTQGSGFASDATGQDYNTRLWNSHLNEKNEGSEGRVEDQNEVGIPVHSYQSKNIVHYDPLATGKLNAGTATPDNSCGVSGECEEGSKGVETEDYEPRSKRRKSENQSSEAGISGEVMQEPRVVVQSSADTEITGDGFRWRKYGQKVVKGNPYPRSYYRCTSVKCSVRKHVERVSEDPKAFITTYEGKHNHDMPLRTANPGASSEKDPQAPPSSKEKP, encoded by the exons ATGGACATTAAGGAGGCAGAGCGGGTAGTGATAGCTAAACCTGTTGCGACAAGGCCTACTTGTTCCAGCTTCAAGTCATTCACGGAGCTTCTTACAGGTGCTATCGATGCAGCGCCCTCTAATGTATCTTCTGAAACTGCTGTTCCTGCCATCAGACCAAAGACTGTAAGGTTCAAGCCAACAGCCAATCATCCTGTTGCTGCATTGGTTTCTTCCCAG GCAGAGACCTCTGGTGCTGCAATTAGTAATTCAGCAGAGAAGGTTTCAAAATCAGATAGTAAATCAACTGTTGTGTACAAACCATTGGCGAAAGTTGTATCGAGGGCGACTGTTTCTGCCTTGGCTAATCTG GGAAACTTCAATACTAGCCAGCAACAAACACAGTCATCAGTTGGGACTGGTGTGGTTCTACGTCCAAACCGTGATAAATCCTATAAAACACAACTCGTCTCAAACATTTACCAGAAAAGTCGATCATGTGCCGAGACAAGCCAGACTACAGAACCAGTAAAGATAGTATCTCAAAATATGGAAGAGGATGCAAAGAATATCCCAGCTGCAGCCAATAGTGATAGGCCTTCTTATGATGGATACAATTGGAGAAAATATGGGCAAAAGCAAGTCAAAGGAAGTGAGTACCCACGAAGTTATTACAAGTGCACACATCCGAATTGTCCCGTGAAAAAGAAAGTCGAGAGATCTTTGGATGGACAGATTGCTGAGATTGTATACAAGGGTGAACACAACCACTCAAAGCCTCAGCCTCCAAAGCGCAGCTCATCTGGGACGCAAGGGTCAGGATTTGCATCTGATGCAACTGGTCAAGATTACAACACCCGGTTATGGAATAGTCATCTTAATGAAAAGAATGAAGGTTCTGAAGGTAGAGTAGAGGATCAGAATGAAGTTGGAATACCAGTGCATTCTTATCAAAGCAAAAACATAGTACATTATGATCCACTTGCAACTGGAAAACTAAATGCTGGCACTGCAACTCCTGATAATTCTTGTGGAGTTAGCGGAGAATGTGAGGAAGGAAGCAAGGGAGTTGAGACAGAGGATTACGAGCCTAGAAGTAAGAGAAG AAAAAGTGAGAATCAATCAAGTGAAGCAGGCATATCGGGCGAAGTCATGCAAGAACCTCGTGTTGTGGTGCAAAGTTCTGCAGATACTGAGATTACAGGTGATGGCTTCCGCTGGAGGAAATATGGGCAGAAAGTTGTCAAGGGAAATCCATATCCCAG AAGTTACTACAGATGCACCAGTGTCAAATGCAGTGTGCGTAAGCACGTCGAAAGAGTTTCAGAGGATCCGAAAGCCTTTATCACAACATACGAGGGAAAGCACAACCATGACATGCCACTGAGGACCGCAAACCCAGGGGCATCATCGGAAAAGGATCCACAGGCCCCTCCTTCAAGTAAAGAAAAGCCATGA